A region from the Clostridium beijerinckii genome encodes:
- a CDS encoding type III restriction endonuclease subunit R gives MKLQFKSDLDYQQESISSIVDIFKGQTPAQCNFTVSAMTDKAGTEGKLLTNLGIGNKLELDQEDILTNAKEIQLKNGLKPSSEDDIKKNDYNFTIEMETGTGKTYVYLRTIFELNKQYGFTKFIIVVPSVAIKEGVIKSIDIMSEHFKELYDNVIFKSYEYKSQNLDIIREFATSDYIRIMVMTIQSFNKDTNVINMDHEKTNGVKPLEFIKETNPFVIIDEPQSTVSTDKAKEAVASLNPLCTIGYSATHKDKHNLMFRLDAVDAYERQLVKQIEVASIVSKDNNNNAYIKLISVNNKKSPIKAKIEIDKWEKGSIKRMTKEFKVDDDLYELSGNRDVYKGYQITEINAKEENEYVSFVGHEDIHLGEVRGEIDEDLIKRMQIRKTIDEHLNKELRLKKEGIKVLSLFFIDRVANYRFIDKDGKVQKGKYAIWFEEEYKEAIKNPRYKTLFNEVDTDSEAQQVHNGYFAQDKKGELKDTKGTTAADEDAYSLIMRDKEKLLSFDTKLKFIFSHSALKEGWDNPNVFQICTLNETKSESKKRQEIGRGLRLAVNQKGERVYGFNVNTLTVMANESYEEFAIKLQKEYEEDGGVRFGVVESHTFANIKITLDGVSTYLDQEGSEKIFEYLKDSQYIDVKGKIEDKLREDLKAKCVEIPEEFKVCEEDIISTLKKLAGNLNVKDASKRETVYLNKKRYISPEFKELWDKIKYKTTYSVNFEADELISKCSEEIKHNLKVDKVKFLYTKAEVGINKSGTATKENNRYTMDIENNNFALPDIITFLQNETKLTRRTLVEVLKKSERLEDFKKNPQKFMDEVAKIIKRKMRLMIVDGIKYQKIGDEEYYAQELFETEELAGYLSKNMIESEKSIYEYIIYDSGVEEGFARKFEDNKSVKMYIKLPDWFKILTPLGDYNPDWAVLIEKDNTEKLYFVVETKGNILEEELRERENKKIQCGYKHFEALENEVEFKKTDNFEEFIENV, from the coding sequence ATGAAATTACAATTTAAGTCAGATTTAGATTATCAACAAGAAAGTATCTCTTCTATAGTAGATATATTTAAGGGGCAAACTCCAGCACAATGTAACTTTACAGTATCTGCTATGACAGATAAAGCTGGTACAGAAGGAAAACTGCTTACTAATTTAGGAATAGGTAATAAACTTGAACTAGATCAAGAAGATATTTTAACAAATGCAAAGGAAATACAGCTTAAAAATGGATTAAAACCATCTTCAGAAGATGATATAAAGAAAAATGATTATAATTTCACTATAGAAATGGAAACTGGTACAGGTAAAACTTATGTATATTTAAGAACAATATTTGAACTTAATAAACAATATGGATTTACAAAGTTTATAATTGTTGTTCCTTCTGTAGCTATTAAAGAAGGTGTAATAAAATCTATAGATATAATGAGTGAACATTTCAAAGAATTATATGATAATGTAATTTTTAAATCTTATGAATATAAATCACAAAATCTAGATATAATAAGAGAATTTGCTACAAGCGATTATATAAGAATAATGGTTATGACTATTCAATCTTTTAATAAGGATACTAATGTTATAAATATGGATCATGAGAAAACTAATGGAGTTAAGCCATTAGAGTTTATTAAGGAAACTAATCCTTTTGTAATAATTGATGAGCCACAAAGTACCGTTAGTACAGACAAAGCTAAGGAGGCCGTTGCTTCATTAAATCCATTATGTACTATAGGATATTCTGCAACTCATAAGGATAAACATAATCTTATGTTTAGATTAGATGCAGTAGATGCTTATGAAAGACAATTGGTAAAACAAATAGAAGTAGCAAGTATAGTATCTAAAGATAATAACAATAATGCTTATATTAAACTTATAAGTGTCAATAATAAAAAATCGCCTATAAAAGCTAAAATAGAAATTGATAAATGGGAAAAAGGTTCTATAAAAAGAATGACTAAGGAATTTAAAGTTGATGATGATTTATATGAATTATCAGGGAATAGAGATGTTTATAAAGGATATCAAATAACTGAGATAAATGCTAAGGAAGAAAATGAATATGTTTCCTTTGTAGGTCATGAAGATATACACTTAGGGGAAGTACGTGGAGAAATAGATGAAGATCTTATTAAAAGAATGCAAATTAGGAAAACCATTGATGAACACCTTAATAAAGAACTTAGATTAAAAAAAGAAGGTATCAAGGTACTTAGTTTATTTTTTATTGACAGAGTTGCTAATTATAGATTTATTGATAAGGATGGTAAAGTACAAAAAGGAAAGTATGCTATTTGGTTTGAAGAAGAATATAAAGAGGCAATTAAAAACCCTAGGTATAAAACTTTATTTAATGAAGTAGATACAGATAGTGAAGCGCAGCAAGTCCATAATGGGTATTTTGCTCAAGATAAAAAAGGTGAATTAAAAGATACAAAAGGTACTACAGCTGCTGATGAGGATGCATATAGCTTAATAATGAGAGATAAAGAAAAACTATTAAGTTTTGATACAAAATTAAAATTCATATTTTCTCATTCAGCCTTAAAAGAAGGTTGGGATAATCCAAATGTCTTTCAAATATGTACATTAAATGAAACTAAATCTGAATCAAAAAAGAGGCAAGAAATTGGTAGAGGACTTAGATTAGCTGTTAATCAAAAGGGCGAAAGGGTATATGGATTTAATGTAAATACTCTTACTGTAATGGCAAATGAAAGCTATGAAGAATTTGCAATTAAACTCCAAAAGGAATATGAAGAAGATGGTGGAGTAAGGTTTGGAGTTGTTGAGAGCCATACTTTTGCAAATATAAAAATAACTCTAGATGGAGTATCAACATATCTAGATCAAGAAGGTTCGGAAAAAATATTTGAGTATCTAAAAGATAGCCAATATATTGATGTTAAAGGGAAGATTGAAGACAAGCTAAGAGAAGATTTAAAAGCAAAATGCGTAGAAATACCAGAGGAATTTAAGGTATGTGAAGAAGATATTATTTCAACACTTAAGAAATTAGCAGGCAATTTAAATGTTAAAGATGCAAGCAAGAGAGAAACGGTGTATTTAAATAAGAAAAGATATATTAGTCCGGAGTTTAAAGAACTATGGGATAAAATTAAATATAAAACAACATATTCAGTGAACTTTGAGGCAGATGAGCTTATAAGTAAATGCTCAGAAGAAATAAAACATAATTTAAAAGTTGATAAAGTTAAATTTTTATATACGAAAGCAGAAGTAGGTATTAATAAATCTGGTACAGCAACAAAAGAAAATAATAGATATACAATGGATATAGAAAACAACAATTTTGCATTACCTGATATAATAACATTCCTTCAAAATGAAACTAAATTAACTAGAAGGACTTTAGTTGAAGTTTTGAAAAAGTCTGAAAGATTAGAAGATTTTAAGAAGAATCCACAAAAATTTATGGACGAAGTAGCTAAGATTATTAAAAGAAAAATGAGATTAATGATAGTTGACGGAATCAAATATCAAAAAATAGGAGATGAAGAGTACTACGCTCAAGAACTATTTGAAACTGAAGAGTTAGCAGGATATTTATCAAAGAATATGATAGAAAGTGAAAAATCAATTTATGAATATATAATATATGATTCTGGCGTTGAAGAAGGCTTTGCTAGAAAATTTGAAGATAACAAAAGTGTTAAGATGTATATTAAGCTTCCAGATTGGTTTAAAATACTTACTCCACTTGGAGACTATAATCCAGATTGGGCAGTGCTTATTGAAAAAGATAATACAGAAAAGTTGTATTTTGTAGTAGAAACTAAGGGGAATATTTTAGAAGAAGAATTAAGGGAAAGAGAAAATAAAAAGATTCAATGTGGATATAAACACTTTGAAGCACTTGAAAATGAAGTTGAATTCAAGAAAACAGATAATTTTGAAGAGTTTATTGAGAACGTGTAA
- a CDS encoding DUF4391 domain-containing protein has protein sequence MVDKLYEEMKIPAECNVGSTIFKKLFYENGTMATSDKDMFTNDIEKIIWKYSFKKENLNIKPFKNEELDYEEIALIEVSLVKESKYKKICEIIQKIIPYPLIIVLTHEEKVLINTAYKRINKVDENKNTIDDFVYSNWISIDNLKDNEVSFLNSIDIKKFSFINMYKFYCSFVEKLNLLNASSITGDFEVLKNKDIEEVNELNNQLEKLSCEIDKLKIDINKEQHFNKKMDINIKIKKLESKKNGIIENLNS, from the coding sequence ATGGTTGATAAATTATATGAAGAAATGAAAATACCAGCAGAATGCAATGTTGGAAGTACAATATTTAAGAAACTTTTTTATGAAAATGGAACTATGGCAACTTCAGATAAGGATATGTTCACAAATGATATTGAGAAAATTATTTGGAAATATTCTTTTAAAAAGGAAAATTTGAATATTAAACCATTTAAAAATGAAGAGCTGGATTATGAAGAGATAGCTTTAATAGAAGTATCATTAGTTAAAGAATCAAAATACAAGAAAATATGCGAGATTATTCAAAAGATAATACCATATCCTTTGATAATAGTATTAACACATGAAGAAAAGGTATTAATAAACACAGCATATAAGAGAATAAATAAAGTTGATGAAAATAAAAACACAATTGATGATTTTGTTTATAGCAATTGGATAAGCATAGATAATTTAAAAGATAATGAGGTTTCCTTTTTAAATTCAATAGATATAAAGAAATTTTCTTTTATAAATATGTATAAGTTCTATTGCAGCTTTGTAGAAAAGCTAAATCTACTTAATGCTTCAAGTATTACAGGCGACTTTGAAGTTTTAAAAAATAAAGATATAGAAGAAGTTAATGAATTAAATAATCAATTAGAAAAGCTTAGCTGTGAAATAGATAAATTAAAAATTGATATAAATAAGGAACAACATTTTAACAAGAAAATGGATATTAATATAAAAATAAAAAAACTAGAATCAAAGAAAAATGGGATAATTGAAAATTTAAATTCTTAA
- a CDS encoding helicase translates to MRQPKILDNKQFGKVGEELRDNIKSDSKLSIISSYFTIFAYKELSKELKKIDGLRFLFTEPTFVNQSKEIIREYFIDKTSEKRIAGNEFEIKLRNEMNQSSIAKECADWIKDKVEIKSLRKPNPAQQRLIYIENKDEGMSINGTVDFTSDGLGFSPSTRMDMNTCMYGKEFTNQFLTMFNNIWEDETLVEDVRSAVLEHMKAIYKENTPEFMYFVTLYNIFNEYLGEITEENIVKTKIGFKDTEIWNKLYKFQKDGVIGAIDKLEKYRGCILADSVGLGKTFSALAVIKYYELRNYRVLVLAPKKLRENWSIYTLNDKRNVLIKDRFNYDVLNHTDLSRDEGYSGEINLKTINWSNYDLVVIDESHNFRNNNARNDKVTRYSKLLNDVIKSGAETKILMLSATPVNNKMNDLKNQINFITEGIDNAFEDEGIVSVEQTLRKAQLIFNKWTNLEEEERSLDSFMEMINMDYFKLLDTVTIARSRKHIEKYYNVAEIGKFPQRLKPINEKAKIDESDEFPSLDYVNKAIRNLNLSTYSPLKYVLPEKRSEYDKKYDTSVRGGQSVFRQVDREESLVSLMRVNILKRMESSINSFGITIAKLLKQIDYTLEKIEKKQFDYDTSLNIEGIEIDDPLLEDSLIGNKVKILIQDMDLIKWKQDLEDDKRKLEELLIEAHKVVIHRDAKLNTLKNLIEEKINNPINQNNRKIIIFSAFADTANYLYESIAAWASEKFKVHTALVTGSGDNKCTLKGVNKKDLNDVLTNFSPISKEREKVNADIKEEIDILIATDCISEGQNLQDCDYLINYDIHWNPVRIIQRFGRIDRLGSRNDVIQLVNFWPNMELDEYINLEARVTGRMMLLDISATGEENIIDSSGKSKMNDLEYRKNQLKQLQDEVVDLEDISGGISITDLTMNDFKMDLMEYMKAHKEELEKAPLGMYAVTKTEDEELKNQIKPGVIFTLKQVNGTAKPEESNSFYPYYMVYIYEDGTVKYNYIHTKKILDFYRKLCSGKGEVLDYIVEEFNSETNNGKDMKKYSKLLEDAVDNIIGKKEEKGVASLFSKGGTTLQKSLFKGIEDFELISFIVIK, encoded by the coding sequence ATGCGGCAACCTAAAATATTAGATAATAAGCAATTTGGCAAAGTTGGAGAAGAATTAAGAGATAATATTAAAAGTGATTCGAAATTATCCATAATATCATCATATTTTACTATTTTTGCATATAAGGAACTAAGTAAAGAATTAAAGAAGATTGATGGTTTAAGATTTTTATTTACTGAGCCAACGTTTGTTAATCAAAGTAAAGAAATAATAAGGGAATATTTTATAGACAAAACATCAGAAAAACGAATTGCAGGGAATGAATTTGAAATAAAGCTCCGAAATGAAATGAATCAATCCAGTATTGCAAAGGAATGTGCTGATTGGATAAAAGACAAAGTGGAGATTAAATCTCTAAGGAAACCAAATCCAGCACAGCAAAGACTTATATACATAGAAAACAAGGATGAAGGTATGTCTATAAATGGAACAGTAGATTTTACAAGTGATGGGTTAGGTTTTTCGCCATCTACTAGAATGGACATGAACACATGTATGTATGGAAAAGAATTTACTAATCAATTTTTAACAATGTTTAATAACATATGGGAAGATGAAACATTAGTTGAAGATGTCAGATCAGCAGTGTTAGAGCATATGAAAGCCATATATAAAGAAAATACTCCAGAGTTTATGTACTTTGTTACTTTATATAATATTTTTAACGAATATTTAGGTGAAATAACTGAAGAAAATATAGTTAAGACCAAAATAGGATTTAAAGATACTGAAATATGGAATAAGTTATATAAGTTCCAAAAAGATGGAGTTATTGGCGCTATTGATAAATTAGAAAAATATAGAGGGTGTATCTTAGCTGATTCAGTTGGTCTGGGAAAAACTTTTTCAGCTTTAGCTGTAATAAAGTATTATGAACTTAGAAATTATAGAGTATTAGTTTTAGCGCCTAAAAAGCTTAGGGAAAACTGGTCAATATATACATTAAATGATAAGAGAAATGTTTTAATTAAAGATAGATTTAATTATGATGTACTAAATCATACAGATTTAAGTAGAGATGAAGGATATTCAGGAGAAATAAATTTAAAAACTATAAATTGGAGCAATTATGATTTAGTGGTTATTGATGAATCACATAACTTTAGAAATAACAATGCTAGAAATGATAAAGTTACAAGATATTCAAAACTATTAAATGATGTTATAAAAAGTGGAGCAGAGACAAAAATATTAATGTTATCGGCTACTCCAGTTAATAATAAAATGAATGATTTAAAAAATCAAATTAATTTTATAACAGAAGGAATAGACAATGCATTCGAAGATGAAGGAATAGTAAGTGTTGAACAAACTTTAAGGAAAGCACAACTAATATTTAACAAATGGACAAACCTTGAAGAGGAAGAAAGATCATTAGATAGTTTTATGGAAATGATTAATATGGATTATTTCAAATTACTTGATACTGTAACAATAGCTAGATCAAGAAAACATATTGAAAAATATTATAATGTAGCTGAAATTGGTAAATTTCCTCAAAGATTAAAGCCTATTAATGAGAAAGCAAAAATTGATGAATCTGATGAATTTCCAAGTTTGGATTATGTAAATAAAGCAATTAGAAATTTGAACTTAAGTACATATTCACCGCTTAAATATGTACTTCCAGAAAAGAGAAGTGAGTATGATAAAAAATATGACACTTCTGTTAGAGGTGGACAATCTGTCTTCAGACAGGTAGACAGGGAAGAAAGTTTAGTTAGTTTAATGAGGGTAAACATATTAAAAAGAATGGAAAGCTCAATTAATTCTTTTGGAATAACAATAGCAAAACTTTTAAAGCAAATAGATTATACATTAGAGAAAATTGAGAAAAAGCAATTTGATTATGATACTTCACTAAATATAGAAGGTATTGAGATTGATGATCCGCTTTTAGAGGATTCACTTATAGGAAATAAAGTAAAGATATTAATACAAGATATGGATTTAATTAAATGGAAACAGGACTTAGAAGATGATAAAAGGAAATTGGAAGAACTTTTAATTGAAGCTCATAAGGTTGTAATTCATAGAGATGCTAAATTAAATACACTTAAAAATTTAATTGAAGAAAAAATAAATAACCCTATAAATCAAAACAATAGAAAGATAATAATATTTTCAGCTTTTGCAGATACAGCAAATTATCTATATGAAAGCATTGCCGCTTGGGCTAGTGAAAAATTCAAAGTGCATACTGCTCTAGTTACAGGATCAGGGGATAATAAATGTACCTTAAAAGGGGTTAATAAAAAGGATTTAAATGATGTGTTAACTAATTTTTCTCCAATATCAAAGGAAAGAGAAAAAGTTAATGCAGACATAAAAGAAGAAATAGATATATTAATAGCTACAGATTGTATTTCTGAAGGGCAAAATCTGCAAGATTGTGATTATTTAATTAATTATGATATTCATTGGAATCCAGTTAGAATAATTCAAAGATTTGGTAGAATAGATAGATTGGGTTCAAGAAATGATGTTATTCAATTGGTTAATTTTTGGCCAAACATGGAACTAGATGAATACATAAATCTTGAAGCAAGAGTAACTGGAAGAATGATGTTATTAGATATTTCTGCAACTGGAGAAGAGAACATAATAGATTCAAGTGGAAAATCAAAAATGAATGACCTTGAATATAGAAAGAATCAATTAAAGCAATTACAGGATGAAGTTGTGGATTTGGAGGATATTTCCGGTGGAATTTCTATAACTGACTTAACCATGAATGATTTTAAAATGGATTTAATGGAGTATATGAAAGCTCATAAAGAAGAATTAGAAAAAGCACCATTAGGCATGTATGCCGTAACAAAAACAGAAGATGAAGAACTAAAAAATCAAATAAAGCCTGGTGTTATATTTACATTAAAGCAAGTTAATGGTACTGCAAAACCAGAAGAAAGTAATTCATTTTATCCATATTATATGGTTTATATTTATGAGGATGGAACTGTTAAATATAACTATATTCATACAAAGAAGATATTGGATTTTTATAGAAAATTATGTTCTGGCAAAGGTGAAGTTTTAGATTATATAGTAGAAGAATTTAATTCAGAAACAAATAATGGTAAGGATATGAAGAAATACTCAAAACTTTTGGAGGATGCTGTTGATAATATTATTGGTAAAAAAGAAGAAAAGGGAGTAGCATCTCTATTTAGTAAAGGTGGGACAACTCTTCAAAAAAGTTTATTTAAAGGCATAGAGGATTTTGAATTAATATCATTTATTGTAATAAAGTAG
- a CDS encoding N-acetylmuramoyl-L-alanine amidase — protein sequence MSNFIIAVGHTASGNIGCGVIDKLDESNCTRKIGELLAEYLKEKGQGVNLLRVDESNSYNCEDCYIRANEANEIAKTMDVKLYVEIHINSGGGTGPEVLVTGKSEVANQYAVKVTNALSRSLNLSNRGVKTRSLIVLNRTDIPAILVECLFADSDDVYKYNAEVIARAIVSGLVGADGSSDGEWKYGWNLNDVGWWYSTDHINKYYYTSQNCWQKIDGEWYIFDNTGYALEEAWHYDSSDGNWYYLDESCKMVRGTEKKPLWLWIDGDCYCFNEHGVMYCDCVTPDGFKVNGGGVCVI from the coding sequence ATGAGTAATTTTATAATTGCTGTAGGTCATACTGCAAGTGGGAACATTGGATGTGGGGTTATTGATAAGCTTGATGAGAGTAACTGCACCAGGAAGATTGGAGAGTTGCTTGCAGAATATTTAAAGGAGAAAGGCCAAGGAGTTAATTTACTTAGGGTAGATGAAAGTAATAGTTATAATTGTGAGGATTGCTATATTAGAGCAAATGAAGCTAATGAAATTGCAAAGACAATGGATGTAAAGTTATATGTTGAAATTCATATCAATTCAGGGGGAGGAACTGGTCCAGAGGTGTTGGTTACTGGAAAATCAGAAGTAGCAAATCAATATGCAGTGAAGGTAACTAATGCATTATCTAGATCTTTGAATTTATCTAATAGGGGAGTAAAAACAAGAAGTCTTATTGTGCTTAACAGAACAGATATTCCAGCAATTTTAGTTGAATGCTTATTTGCTGATAGTGATGATGTATATAAATATAATGCAGAAGTTATTGCAAGAGCTATTGTTAGTGGATTAGTTGGAGCTGATGGTTCTAGTGATGGAGAATGGAAATATGGTTGGAATCTCAATGATGTTGGATGGTGGTATTCAACTGATCATATAAATAAATATTACTATACATCACAGAATTGTTGGCAGAAGATTGATGGGGAATGGTATATCTTTGATAATACGGGATATGCGTTAGAGGAGGCTTGGCATTATGATAGTAGTGATGGAAATTGGTATTATTTAGATGAAAGTTGCAAAATGGTTAGGGGGACTGAGAAGAAGCCATTGTGGTTATGGATAGATGGGGATTGTTATTGCTTTAATGAACATGGAGTTATGTATTGTGATTGTGTTACTCCTGATGGGTTTAAAGTTAATGGGGGTGGGGTTTGTGTTATTTGA
- a CDS encoding sigma-70 family RNA polymerase sigma factor: MDFNYIETLVTKCKNNDEKAKEKLTIEFRPLIYNISKRTFIDGYNVHDLIQECYQSLFKSVSMYNLEKHRFVAYATNAIKNNMGDSIKRIKTRRSTEGSDALSLHDDVENDFPAIEISTETSLCEMCDYEDLKLALNNLNEEELELINYVFYRNYTVKEYAYLKDMCYSTAILKKKTILMKILSNISLYY; encoded by the coding sequence ATGGATTTTAATTATATTGAAACTTTAGTTACAAAATGTAAAAATAATGATGAAAAAGCAAAAGAAAAATTAACTATAGAATTTAGACCATTAATTTATAATATTTCTAAAAGAACTTTCATTGATGGGTATAACGTACATGATCTTATACAGGAATGTTATCAATCACTTTTCAAATCTGTTTCCATGTACAACTTAGAAAAGCATAGATTCGTTGCCTATGCCACCAATGCCATTAAGAATAATATGGGAGATTCAATCAAAAGAATTAAAACGAGAAGATCTACTGAAGGTAGTGATGCATTAAGCTTACATGATGATGTTGAAAATGATTTTCCTGCCATTGAAATCTCTACTGAAACTTCATTATGTGAAATGTGTGACTATGAAGATTTAAAATTAGCCCTTAATAATTTAAATGAAGAGGAACTTGAACTTATAAATTATGTATTCTACAGAAATTATACTGTTAAGGAATATGCTTATTTAAAAGATATGTGCTATTCTACTGCTATTCTAAAAAAGAAAACTATTTTAATGAAAATCCTTAGTAATATCTCATTGTATTATTAA
- the ltrA gene encoding group II intron reverse transcriptase/maturase — protein MQDIFDNLYNKSCNNIKFRNLVQYITSKNNILLAYRNIKKNKGSTTVGTDNIDISYFKDMETDKFVEHIQKKLANYMPKSVRRVEIPKPNGKTRPLGIPCIEDRIIQQCIKQVLEPICEAKFHKHNYGFRPNRSTDHAIARSMFLMNKNKLHYVVDIDIKGFFDNVNHSKLKKQMWNMGIQDKNLISIIGKILKSEIQGIGIPAKGTPQGGIISPLLSNIVLNELDWWISSQWETFEAEHEYSKSNHKYRGLRSSKLKEIYLVRYADDFKIFCRDYKTAQKIYNATRLWLKERLDLDISPDKSKITNLRKNYTEFLGFKLMVKPKTNKYVCQSRMCDKAKKNTINKLKEQIKKIQKQGSSKEVSILNAMILGSHNYYNSATYISLDFSEINFLVTKTLEIRLRSWMSDKPKFTETYKRLYGNYNGKIRTINDITIFPIYGCRTKPPMSFSQDICNYTEQGRDKIHKNLRGYKHLVDYLLRIVNENNTAEFDDNRISLIAGQQGKCYITGLDLEIGNMECHHKKQKCNGGTDEYKNLIWISRVAHKLIHCTKQEIIEKYLGLLSLDEKGLKRVNSLRQLVGNSII, from the coding sequence ATGCAAGACATATTTGATAATTTGTATAATAAATCTTGTAACAACATAAAATTTAGAAATTTAGTGCAATACATAACATCAAAAAACAATATATTACTCGCATATAGGAACATCAAGAAAAATAAAGGTTCAACAACAGTTGGAACTGATAATATTGATATAAGCTATTTTAAGGATATGGAAACAGATAAATTTGTTGAACACATTCAAAAAAAATTAGCCAACTATATGCCCAAAAGTGTAAGGCGTGTTGAAATTCCTAAACCAAATGGTAAAACTAGACCTTTAGGAATACCATGTATAGAAGATAGAATTATTCAACAGTGTATTAAACAAGTCCTAGAACCCATATGTGAAGCTAAGTTTCATAAACACAATTATGGTTTTAGACCTAATAGATCAACAGACCATGCGATTGCTAGAAGTATGTTTTTAATGAATAAAAACAAATTACACTATGTAGTGGATATTGATATCAAAGGTTTCTTTGACAATGTTAATCATAGCAAGTTAAAAAAACAAATGTGGAACATGGGAATACAAGACAAAAACTTGATTAGTATAATCGGGAAAATATTAAAGTCTGAAATACAAGGAATAGGGATACCAGCTAAAGGAACTCCTCAAGGTGGAATAATTAGTCCGTTACTATCAAACATAGTACTAAATGAACTAGACTGGTGGATTAGCTCGCAATGGGAAACCTTCGAAGCCGAACATGAATATTCTAAGTCAAACCACAAGTATAGAGGATTAAGGTCATCTAAGCTAAAAGAAATATATTTAGTAAGATACGCAGATGACTTTAAAATCTTCTGTAGGGATTATAAAACTGCACAGAAAATCTATAATGCTACAAGATTATGGTTAAAAGAGAGACTTGATTTAGATATAAGTCCAGACAAATCTAAGATAACCAATCTAAGAAAGAATTATACAGAATTTTTAGGGTTTAAACTTATGGTTAAACCTAAAACAAATAAATATGTTTGTCAAAGCAGAATGTGCGATAAAGCTAAAAAGAACACTATTAACAAGCTTAAGGAACAAATAAAGAAAATCCAAAAGCAAGGAAGTAGTAAAGAAGTATCAATACTAAACGCAATGATATTAGGAAGTCACAATTATTATAATAGTGCAACTTATATATCGCTAGACTTTAGTGAAATAAATTTCTTAGTCACAAAAACCTTAGAAATACGTTTAAGGAGTTGGATGTCAGATAAGCCTAAATTTACAGAAACCTATAAACGCTTGTATGGAAATTACAATGGAAAAATCAGAACGATAAATGATATTACTATATTTCCAATCTACGGATGTAGAACAAAACCACCCATGAGCTTTAGTCAAGATATATGTAATTATACAGAACAAGGTAGGGATAAAATTCATAAAAATCTTAGAGGTTATAAACATTTAGTTGACTACCTATTAAGAATAGTAAATGAAAATAATACTGCTGAGTTTGATGATAATAGAATATCTCTAATTGCAGGACAACAAGGTAAATGTTATATAACAGGATTGGATTTAGAAATAGGTAATATGGAGTGTCACCACAAGAAACAGAAATGTAATGGTGGTACTGATGAGTATAAAAACCTAATTTGGATAAGTAGAGTAGCACATAAGCTAATCCATTGTACCAAACAAGAAATCATTGAAAAATATCTAGGTTTATTGTCCCTTGATGAAAAAGGGTTAAAACGTGTCAATTCTTTAAGACAGTTAGTAGGAAATTCAATTATTTAA